A window of the Longimicrobium terrae genome harbors these coding sequences:
- a CDS encoding DUF503 domain-containing protein — protein sequence MVVGVVVWELHIPGCASLKDKRAVVKSLKDRLHARFNVSAAETAHQDLLQRAELSVAVVATDRRQAQSVLSSADGMVEGRARIIDSYTTFY from the coding sequence ATGGTGGTGGGCGTGGTGGTGTGGGAGCTTCACATCCCCGGGTGCGCGTCCCTCAAGGACAAGCGCGCGGTGGTAAAGAGCCTCAAGGATCGCCTCCACGCCCGGTTCAACGTTTCCGCCGCGGAAACGGCGCACCAGGATCTGCTGCAGCGGGCTGAACTGTCGGTGGCCGTGGTTGCCACGGACCGCCGACAGGCCCAGTCGGTTCTTTCCTCCGCCGACGGCATGGTGGAGGGCCGGGCGCGGATCATCGATTCGTACACGACGTTCTACTAG